In Candidatus Hydrogenedentota bacterium, the following proteins share a genomic window:
- a CDS encoding Abi family protein codes for MTNGIFSKPPLTLSGQIALLKSRGMQVDDDLAAENVLLRLNYYRFSGYALHFEIFQDGQRTHNFKPGTLFDDVVNLYEFDTRLRALLFCYIEPVEVAFRAVLCYELSLLTGDPHWYLDPGMYDERFDLGRLWDDCETEYQRRSDEVFIESYRSKYSFPPLPPAWMMSEILSIGRWSKVFQHLADQNARKAVARQFNTKPYYLQSWIHALSVLRNLCAHHSRIWNRNFTISPALPSPIKARVLSNTKLAVFVAVLESLLTPLGKEIEFQRGWNALLTEFPLVPLDKMGFSQSQF; via the coding sequence ATGACCAATGGCATCTTTTCAAAACCACCCTTGACCCTGTCGGGCCAAATTGCCCTCTTGAAGTCAAGAGGAATGCAGGTGGACGACGATTTGGCTGCGGAGAATGTGCTTCTGCGGCTTAATTACTACCGGTTTTCGGGGTATGCCCTCCATTTTGAAATCTTCCAGGATGGCCAGCGCACCCATAATTTCAAACCGGGAACACTTTTCGATGATGTCGTGAATCTCTATGAGTTTGACACCCGGCTCAGGGCGTTGCTGTTTTGCTACATCGAACCTGTGGAAGTGGCTTTCCGGGCCGTTCTTTGTTACGAGTTGTCCCTGCTCACAGGGGACCCACACTGGTATCTTGACCCAGGAATGTACGATGAACGGTTTGACCTCGGACGATTGTGGGACGACTGTGAGACTGAATACCAACGGCGGTCGGATGAAGTTTTTATCGAGAGTTACCGGTCCAAATACAGTTTCCCCCCATTGCCTCCGGCATGGATGATGAGCGAAATACTCTCCATCGGTCGCTGGTCCAAAGTGTTCCAGCATCTTGCCGACCAGAATGCACGCAAGGCTGTGGCCCGCCAGTTCAACACCAAGCCATACTACCTGCAATCATGGATACATGCCTTGTCTGTCCTGCGAAACTTGTGCGCCCATCATTCCCGGATATGGAACAGAAATTTTACCATCAGCCCGGCCCTGCCCAGTCCTATCAAGGCGAGGGTGTTGAGCAACACCAAACTGGCGGTTTTTGTCGCGGTTCTTGAGTCATTATTAACGCCATTGGGAAAGGAGATTGAATTTCAGCGCGGTTGGAATGCGCTTCTGACAGAGTTTCCCCTTGTCCCACTGGATAAGATGGGTTTTTCCCAAAGCCAATTTTAA
- a CDS encoding 1-phosphofructokinase family hexose kinase yields the protein MILTLTPNPCVDKTVFIDRLEPGGRFRSNKCTFVPGGKGSNVSRAAKALGADTAAMVIVGGHTGHHVVEMIEKDDGVRCVPVWVAGITRTITTVLESEVHRQTAFFEPGSPVTPEEAEAVVACFREAVKGAAVATFNGSVPDPSLLDLHRHCVRIAGEAGVFTILDSYGEEFRRGLAAGPDMVKPNREEAALLLGRNLDSVKDCWEAVDAFHALGAGLVALSLGAGGALVSRDGERYEVRPPKIKEVNPVGSGDALVAGFAVGIERDLPLAETARLGVAAGTANALSWDIGHFTREEVEAVAAQVQVIPV from the coding sequence ATGATACTCACACTGACCCCGAACCCGTGCGTGGACAAGACGGTGTTCATTGACCGTCTGGAACCGGGCGGCCGTTTCCGCAGCAACAAATGCACCTTCGTGCCGGGGGGTAAAGGCTCAAATGTGTCGCGGGCGGCGAAGGCGCTGGGCGCGGACACGGCGGCCATGGTCATTGTGGGCGGCCACACGGGCCACCATGTGGTGGAGATGATCGAAAAGGACGACGGGGTCCGCTGCGTGCCCGTGTGGGTGGCGGGCATCACCCGGACCATCACCACCGTTCTTGAATCGGAGGTGCACCGCCAGACGGCCTTTTTCGAGCCGGGCTCGCCCGTTACCCCGGAGGAGGCGGAGGCCGTTGTGGCATGTTTCAGGGAGGCTGTGAAGGGGGCCGCCGTGGCCACGTTCAACGGCTCCGTGCCGGACCCCTCCCTGCTGGACCTGCACCGGCACTGTGTCCGCATTGCGGGGGAGGCGGGGGTCTTCACCATTCTGGACTCCTACGGCGAGGAGTTCCGGCGCGGATTGGCGGCTGGCCCGGACATGGTGAAGCCAAACCGTGAGGAGGCGGCGCTGTTGCTGGGCCGAAACCTGGACAGCGTCAAGGATTGCTGGGAGGCTGTGGACGCCTTTCATGCGCTCGGCGCGGGTCTGGTGGCGCTCTCCCTGGGCGCCGGGGGCGCGCTGGTGTCACGCGACGGCGAACGGTACGAGGTGCGCCCGCCGAAGATTAAGGAGGTGAATCCGGTGGGTTCCGGGGACGCCCTGGTCGCCGGGTTTGCTGTGGGCATCGAGCGGGACCTGCCCCTGGCGGAGACGGCCCGCCTGGGCGTGGCGGCGGGCACGGCC